The Longimicrobium sp. genomic interval AACGACGCATGCGGCGGCGGGTGCCCTGGGGGGCGCTGGCGGCGGCCGCGGTGCTGATGGCGGGGCTCCCCGCCTGCAAGGACGCGCTGGACGTGCAGACCAGCAACCGCATCGGCGCCGAGGCGTTCGAGAACGACCCCGCCAACGCGCAGACGCTGCTGAACGGCGTGGTGGGCGACTTCGAGTGCGCGGCCGGCGCCTACGCCGCGCTGGGCGGCCTGATCGGCGACGAGCTGCAGGACGCCACGCAGACCGCCGACCGCTTCCCGTACGACCAGCGCACGATGACGTCGGCGGACCGGCGCTACCAGTCGCGCACCTGCGCCGAGCTGGGCGTGTACGCGCCGCTGCAGAAGGCGCGCTCGGGGGCCGACAACCTGCTGCGCCACCTGAACGAGTGGACCGACGCGCAGGTCTCCGGCCGCCAGGCGAAGATCGCGCAGGCGGCGCTGGTGGCCGGCTACTCGCTGGTCCTGCTGGGCGAGGGCTTCTGCTCGGCCACCATCTCCAACTTCGACGCCAGCGGCAACCCGATCTACGGGCCGGAGATGACGCCGGCGGAGATCCTGACCGAGGCCATCGCGCGCTTCAACACCGCGATGACCGCGGCGACGGCGGCGGGGAACGCGCAGCTGGCCAACGCGGCCCGGCTGGGGCGCGCGCGCGCCGAGCTCGACCTGGGGCAGTACGCAGCAGCGCGGACGGACGCGGCGGCCATCCCCTCGGGCTTCGTGTACAACGTCACCACCTCGGGGGCCAACTCGCTGCGGCAGAACAAGATCTGGTCCGAGAACCGGCAGGCGGGAACCGCCGTCTCACTGTCCGCCACGGTGGGGCCGCTGTACCGCCGCCTGGGCGACCCGCGCGTGCCGGTGGACTCGGTGGCGGGCTCCGGCCCCGGCGGGATCGCGCTGACGGTGACGGGGATCCAGCAGTGGCTGCAGAAGAAGTACACCACCTCGAGCACGCCGATGGTGCTGGCCAGCTACCAGGAGGCGCAGCTGATCGTGGCCGAGGCCGCGGCGCGCGCCAACGACCTGGCGCCCGCGCTGGCGGTGATCGCGGCCGAGCGCACGCGCGGCGGCCAGCCGGCGTTCACCGGCACCACGCAGGCGCAGATCCTGGCCGAGATCATCGACCAGCGGCGCCGCGAGTTCTTCCTCGACGGCCACCACCTGGGCGACTACAT includes:
- a CDS encoding RagB/SusD family nutrient uptake outer membrane protein: MTREQRRMRRRVPWGALAAAAVLMAGLPACKDALDVQTSNRIGAEAFENDPANAQTLLNGVVGDFECAAGAYAALGGLIGDELQDATQTADRFPYDQRTMTSADRRYQSRTCAELGVYAPLQKARSGADNLLRHLNEWTDAQVSGRQAKIAQAALVAGYSLVLLGEGFCSATISNFDASGNPIYGPEMTPAEILTEAIARFNTAMTAATAAGNAQLANAARLGRARAELDLGQYAAARTDAAAIPSGFVYNVTTSGANSLRQNKIWSENRQAGTAVSLSATVGPLYRRLGDPRVPVDSVAGSGPGGIALTVTGIQQWLQKKYTTSSTPMVLASYQEAQLIVAEAAARANDLAPALAVIAAERTRGGQPAFTGTTQAQILAEIIDQRRREFFLDGHHLGDYIRFNLPLSPAPGTAYHAGGTYGSQRCLPLPDVERANNPNA